One Deltaproteobacteria bacterium DNA window includes the following coding sequences:
- a CDS encoding YbaB/EbfC family nucleoid-associated protein — MNFNKMMKQAQKLQQELAKQQEDAAKQTFEASSGGGMVTAKVNGRNELMALQIEPDVVNRDDIPMLQDLIVAAVNEANRRAQEALQSNLSSMMGGLKIPGLF; from the coding sequence ATGAATTTCAATAAAATGATGAAACAGGCGCAAAAACTGCAACAAGAATTGGCCAAACAACAAGAAGACGCTGCTAAACAAACCTTTGAGGCGTCTAGCGGGGGTGGGATGGTAACAGCCAAAGTCAATGGGCGCAATGAACTCATGGCGTTGCAAATTGAACCTGATGTTGTCAATCGCGATGATATTCCTATGTTGCAAGATTTAATTGTAGCGGCGGTTAATGAAGCCAATCGGCGGGCGCAAGAAGCGTTGCAAAGCAATTTGTCTTCAATGATGGGTGGGCTTAAAATCCCAGGTTTGTTTTAA
- the dnaX gene encoding DNA polymerase III subunit gamma/tau, with product MSYQVLARKYRPKNFSEVVGQEHVTQTLIHAIEQDRIHHAYLFCGVRGVGKTSLARIFAKALNCEKGPTPAPCEKCTPCLEIAAGRNLNVMEIDGASNTSVDNIRELREQVKYLPAGARYKIYIIDEVHMLSTSAFNALLKTLEEPPSHVIFFFATTEVLKIPITILSRCQRFDLRRIARGEIEKRLKQICEAENIKTDPAVLQILSRAADGSMRDAQSLLDMAINLGSGALSAGLIFDMLGFIDNELTLTLLEKVFQKNLKAALEIVQGVYNKGYDLKNLSMNLLEWLHDLVLLKSVGAEVLQSERTQEEIERAQKIITAIQLSELQIAFQITQRSVEDVNRSEVPKILFDILLVKLCHGVPFTALAELEKAPQRLSPKTAPESAQDWQGVFQKKPQLLAMLEHAHSVELNHSNFKAVFPKGSFWYEQFKDRTEEIKNILGKNLGGVFKVIVEEKEVGQEQGIAKSAEEVNRELVKDDAVIQEALHIFNAKVERINNL from the coding sequence ATGTCATATCAAGTACTGGCCCGCAAATATCGGCCTAAAAATTTTAGCGAAGTGGTGGGGCAAGAGCATGTAACCCAAACCCTCATCCATGCGATTGAGCAAGATCGTATCCACCATGCCTATCTTTTTTGTGGAGTGCGAGGGGTGGGCAAAACTTCGCTCGCCAGAATTTTTGCCAAGGCCCTCAATTGTGAAAAAGGGCCAACTCCTGCACCTTGCGAAAAATGCACTCCCTGTTTAGAGATTGCGGCGGGTAGAAATCTTAACGTGATGGAAATTGATGGGGCCTCTAATACAAGTGTCGACAATATTCGTGAGTTGAGAGAGCAGGTAAAATATTTGCCAGCCGGGGCTCGTTACAAGATTTATATCATTGACGAAGTACACATGCTTTCGACCTCAGCCTTTAATGCCTTGCTTAAAACCTTAGAAGAACCCCCCAGCCATGTGATATTTTTCTTTGCGACCACTGAAGTACTTAAAATACCCATTACCATTTTATCCCGTTGCCAACGTTTTGATTTGCGCCGCATTGCCCGCGGTGAAATTGAAAAACGATTAAAGCAGATTTGCGAGGCAGAAAATATCAAAACCGATCCTGCAGTTTTACAAATTCTTTCTCGAGCTGCCGATGGTTCTATGCGTGACGCCCAAAGCCTGCTCGATATGGCAATTAATTTGGGAAGCGGTGCCCTTAGCGCGGGGCTTATTTTTGATATGCTTGGGTTTATTGACAATGAGTTAACCCTAACTTTGTTAGAAAAAGTTTTTCAAAAAAATCTGAAGGCAGCTTTGGAAATTGTGCAAGGGGTTTATAACAAAGGCTATGATTTAAAAAATTTAAGTATGAATTTGTTAGAATGGCTGCATGATTTAGTTTTACTAAAATCGGTAGGGGCAGAAGTTTTGCAATCCGAGCGAACCCAAGAAGAAATCGAACGTGCTCAAAAAATCATTACGGCCATTCAATTATCAGAATTACAAATCGCTTTCCAAATTACCCAACGTTCGGTTGAAGACGTGAATCGCAGCGAGGTTCCCAAAATTCTTTTTGATATTTTATTGGTTAAATTATGCCACGGGGTTCCATTTACGGCTCTGGCCGAATTGGAAAAAGCCCCACAACGGTTATCGCCAAAAACGGCTCCTGAATCTGCTCAAGATTGGCAAGGTGTTTTCCAAAAAAAGCCGCAACTCTTAGCCATGCTAGAACATGCCCATTCGGTGGAGTTAAATCATTCCAACTTTAAAGCAGTTTTCCCCAAGGGAAGTTTTTGGTATGAACAATTTAAAGATCGAACCGAAGAAATAAAAAATATCTTAGGTAAAAATTTAGGTGGGGTTTTCAAAGTTATTGTTGAAGAGAAAGAAGTAGGCCAAGAGCAGGGGATTGCCAAATCGGCCGAAGAAGTTAATCGCGAATTGGTAAAAGACGATGCTGTCATTCAAGAAGCCCTTCATATATTTAACGCCAAAGTAGAAAGGATCAACAATTTATGA
- a CDS encoding HAD family hydrolase, whose product MKPAAFFDLDDTILVGTNSLLLYVRYLMRQGMMTRWDVGRGIFYSLLHKINIINIEKLLDSFVTIYRGWDEQRLLNLTQDWFEKDVKYLLAAQAFEKIVWHKAQGHPTILLSNSSQYVCQPVAEYLKMDQVLCSKVEVKAGRVTGYLKKPLCYKEGKVLYAQQLAEQLHFNLKESYFYTDSISDLPMLEAVKNPIAVNPDPLLKRLAKKKKWPILYWDKTL is encoded by the coding sequence ATGAAACCAGCGGCTTTTTTTGATTTAGATGATACCATCCTGGTTGGGACCAATTCGCTGCTCCTTTATGTAAGGTACCTCATGCGCCAAGGCATGATGACCCGTTGGGATGTGGGGCGTGGCATTTTTTACAGCCTGCTGCACAAAATTAATATCATCAATATCGAAAAATTGTTGGATAGTTTTGTAACGATTTATCGAGGGTGGGACGAACAAAGACTCTTAAACCTAACTCAAGATTGGTTTGAAAAAGATGTCAAATATCTGTTAGCTGCTCAGGCCTTTGAAAAAATCGTTTGGCATAAAGCGCAAGGCCATCCCACGATTTTATTATCTAATTCTTCCCAATATGTTTGCCAACCGGTGGCTGAGTATTTAAAAATGGATCAAGTTCTTTGTAGCAAGGTAGAAGTAAAAGCAGGCCGCGTCACTGGCTACCTCAAGAAGCCCCTATGTTATAAAGAAGGTAAGGTCCTCTATGCTCAACAATTGGCCGAACAACTGCATTTCAATTTAAAAGAAAGTTATTTTTACACAGATTCGATTTCGGATTTGCCCATGCTAGAAGCGGTCAAAAACCCCATCGCGGTTAATCCCGACCCCTTGTTAAAAAGACTCGCCAAGAAAAAAAAATGGCCCATTCTCTATTGGGATAAAACATTATAA
- a CDS encoding hybrid sensor histidine kinase/response regulator → MKKRILLVDDSPLVHQMYGAVLADAGFEVLHVDDGMSAINKVFLERPDLVLLDIHMPKINGYQVCRLLKDHPTTRDIPIIIMTGRGSSMVADPKTWSFETGANAFYDKDSGESLAGSLKPFLTQEKSIPPPKHQAKALSEVEILIALSQLLDKQLYKDVTRLKELDERKSVFVANVAHEFRSPLAVIGGNLDNLKDHILGDMNEKQERACNIALQTVKRLARLVSDMLDLAQIEAGKMALKKEEIDFQQVLAEVIEAYSVVIMEKAMVVRQEIAPHLGKIIGDRDRLTQVVINILSNSIKYTQEGGKVTLRLSQRDHWLRLEIEDNGPGMNQDHLHKIFNKFERLTAERKEGTGLGLPIAADIIKLHEGKIWVESQEGKGSNFIVELPCQS, encoded by the coding sequence ATGAAAAAACGAATTTTATTAGTCGATGATAGCCCCTTAGTTCACCAAATGTATGGCGCGGTGTTAGCCGATGCAGGTTTTGAAGTGCTGCATGTTGATGATGGCATGTCGGCCATTAATAAGGTCTTTTTAGAAAGGCCTGATTTGGTGCTGCTCGATATTCATATGCCCAAGATCAATGGCTATCAGGTGTGTCGCTTATTAAAAGATCATCCGACAACGCGTGATATCCCCATTATCATTATGACCGGGCGGGGGAGTTCGATGGTGGCTGATCCTAAGACCTGGAGTTTTGAAACAGGTGCTAATGCTTTTTATGATAAAGATTCAGGAGAATCTTTGGCAGGGTCTTTGAAACCTTTCTTAACCCAAGAAAAATCTATTCCTCCTCCCAAACATCAAGCCAAGGCCCTTTCCGAGGTGGAGATTTTAATCGCCTTGTCCCAATTGCTCGATAAGCAGCTTTATAAAGATGTAACGCGTCTTAAAGAACTCGATGAACGCAAAAGTGTCTTTGTGGCCAATGTGGCCCACGAGTTTCGCTCTCCTTTGGCAGTGATTGGGGGCAATCTCGATAATCTGAAAGATCACATCTTGGGTGACATGAATGAAAAACAAGAACGGGCCTGCAATATAGCCTTGCAAACGGTAAAGCGTTTGGCGCGATTGGTGTCTGACATGTTAGACCTTGCACAAATTGAAGCCGGAAAAATGGCCTTGAAAAAAGAAGAGATTGATTTTCAACAAGTCTTAGCCGAAGTGATCGAAGCCTATTCCGTGGTCATTATGGAAAAGGCCATGGTGGTGCGTCAAGAAATCGCGCCCCATTTAGGCAAAATCATCGGCGATAGGGATCGGCTCACTCAGGTGGTGATCAATATTTTGAGTAACTCCATCAAATACACGCAAGAAGGAGGCAAGGTCACCTTACGCTTGAGTCAGCGCGACCATTGGCTGCGATTAGAAATCGAAGATAATGGGCCAGGGATGAATCAAGACCACTTGCACAAGATTTTTAACAAGTTTGAGCGATTAACCGCTGAGCGCAAAGAAGGAACAGGATTGGGTTTGCCCATCGCTGCCGATATTATCAAACTTCACGAAGGAAAAATCTGGGTCGAATCGCAAGAGGGCAAGGGTTCTAATTTTATTGTTGAACTGCCTTGCCAGTCTTGA